From Sphingobacteriales bacterium, the proteins below share one genomic window:
- a CDS encoding alanine dehydrogenase — LTIGIPRESIMDEKRIPLTPQGVKMLTANGFKIMIEQNAGHSSHFSDREYSEAGAFITPEKAELYKADMILKIALPTEEEIGFIKQGTIIFSSLNIPNLHQQQLTGLMQKQVTAFAYENIQDSGGILPFMQSMSEIAGKAAVLIASDYLTIFKGEGILMGGITGVPPTEVVILGAGTVGLYAARTALALGADVKVFDNSLQKLRRLNLIHNLNIYNSVIHTDLLTKVLKTADVVIGALHPQNGRTPCVVSEDMVMQMKENAVIIDVSIDHGGCFETSEVTTLSNPVYLKHGVIHYCVPNISSAVPQTASNAFNNILVPMLLQFQRCGSLLNYFWDYPYTRHGVFIYKGILTNRFIGTKFNLQSKAIDLLLASNL; from the coding sequence TAGAACAAAATGCCGGACATTCCTCTCATTTTTCTGACCGGGAATACAGCGAGGCCGGTGCATTTATTACCCCTGAAAAGGCTGAACTCTATAAAGCCGACATGATTCTGAAAATTGCCCTGCCTACGGAAGAAGAAATAGGCTTTATCAAACAGGGAACAATCATTTTCAGCAGTCTGAACATCCCCAACCTTCACCAGCAACAACTGACAGGCCTGATGCAAAAGCAGGTAACGGCTTTTGCCTATGAAAACATTCAGGACTCGGGAGGGATATTGCCCTTCATGCAATCCATGAGTGAAATTGCAGGAAAAGCCGCAGTACTCATAGCTTCAGATTATCTTACCATTTTTAAGGGAGAAGGTATTTTAATGGGCGGTATTACAGGGGTTCCACCCACCGAGGTGGTGATCCTCGGTGCCGGTACTGTAGGACTTTATGCAGCCAGAACTGCTCTGGCACTCGGAGCTGATGTGAAAGTTTTTGACAATTCACTTCAAAAACTCAGAAGATTAAATCTGATTCATAATCTCAATATCTACAATTCTGTCATCCATACCGACTTGTTGACCAAGGTGCTGAAAACAGCCGATGTAGTCATCGGAGCACTTCATCCGCAAAACGGACGTACACCCTGCGTGGTCAGCGAAGACATGGTCATGCAAATGAAAGAAAATGCCGTCATTATTGACGTCAGTATCGATCATGGCGGATGTTTTGAGACCTCTGAAGTAACCACACTGAGCAATCCGGTTTATTTAAAACACGGGGTTATTCATTATTGTGTCCCCAACATTTCGTCAGCAGTGCCTCAGACTGCCTCCAACGCTTTCAATAACATATTGGTTCCCATGCTTTTGCAATTTCAGCGTTGCGGTAGCCTTTTAAATTATTTCTGGGATTATCCTTATACCCGTCATGGCGTATTTATCTATAAAGGCATTTTAACCAACCGCTTTATCGGAACCAAATTTAACCTCCAGAGCAAAGCTATTGACCTGTTGCTGGCATCAAATCTTTAA